Proteins found in one Erythrobacter sp. 3-20A1M genomic segment:
- a CDS encoding ABC transporter permease: protein MAYPVREAPPAGDTRKVTGLARFRGARAAQLLPRTRLAGPVPWVIAIMVALTVVAAAAALALSHLAGRVGGDLAGGATVQIVQADRGQRERQAVAARDALTRSAEVATVHVVPAQEVERLLAPWLGEDGADSESVPIPALIDVTLRGAATRERLRRLRVELAAVAPDARIDAASRWLEPVVDTIASLRWLAIALIALLGATSAAAVFLAARSALGGNRSTIEVVHLLGGTDTQIARVFQRSVRLDAAVGGAIGFLVGLIIVLTLGSQFAGLGSGLVGGGVLRWFDWLLLALVPLAMIGLAMLTARWTVTAALKALL, encoded by the coding sequence TTGCCCGGTTTCGCGGCGCGCGGGCGGCGCAGTTGCTGCCCCGGACACGTCTGGCCGGACCCGTTCCATGGGTCATCGCCATCATGGTCGCGCTGACGGTGGTCGCGGCCGCTGCGGCGCTTGCCCTGTCGCATCTGGCGGGCCGCGTCGGCGGCGATCTCGCGGGGGGCGCGACGGTGCAGATCGTGCAGGCAGATAGGGGCCAGCGCGAACGGCAAGCCGTTGCGGCGCGCGACGCGCTGACGCGAAGCGCGGAGGTCGCCACGGTGCATGTCGTGCCCGCACAGGAAGTCGAGCGTTTGCTGGCCCCCTGGCTGGGCGAGGACGGCGCGGACAGCGAATCGGTGCCCATCCCGGCCCTGATCGACGTGACACTGCGCGGGGCCGCCACGCGCGAGCGGCTGCGACGCCTGCGCGTGGAACTGGCCGCCGTCGCTCCCGACGCGCGGATCGACGCCGCATCGCGCTGGCTGGAACCGGTCGTCGATACCATCGCATCGCTGCGCTGGTTGGCGATCGCCCTGATCGCATTGCTGGGCGCGACCAGCGCGGCGGCGGTGTTCCTTGCCGCCCGCAGCGCGCTGGGAGGCAACCGCTCCACCATCGAGGTGGTGCATCTGCTGGGCGGCACCGATACGCAGATCGCCCGGGTGTTCCAGCGCTCGGTACGGCTCGACGCCGCCGTCGGAGGCGCCATAGGGTTCCTCGTCGGCCTCATCATCGTCCTGACGCTCGGCAGCCAGTTCGCCGGGCTCGGCAGTGGGCTGGTCGGAGGCGGCGTCCTGCGCTGGTTCGACTGGCTGCTGCTTGCTCTCGTTCCCCTTGCAATGATCGGGCTGGCGATGCTTACCGCGCGCTGGACCGTCACCGCCGCATTGAAGGCTCTTCTGTGA